In one window of Lewinella sp. 4G2 DNA:
- a CDS encoding ASCH domain-containing protein, with product MKALFSIKKEFADKIFSGEKRFEFRKAIFKRNVTTIVVYVTKPTGMIVGEFQVKSIVQDSPEGVWNTTQEFAGVDKDFFFKYFNDRSTGYAIEIMNPTLYDVPLDPNRIVGDNKTKFCAPQSFCYLP from the coding sequence ATGAAAGCATTATTTTCGATTAAGAAAGAATTTGCCGATAAGATTTTTTCAGGAGAAAAGAGATTCGAATTTAGAAAAGCAATCTTCAAGAGGAATGTAACAACGATTGTTGTCTACGTAACTAAGCCAACGGGAATGATTGTTGGTGAGTTTCAAGTTAAATCTATCGTTCAGGATTCACCAGAAGGAGTATGGAACACTACTCAAGAATTTGCTGGTGTAGACAAAGATTTCTTTTTCAAATATTTTAATGATAGGTCTACTGGATATGCTATTGAGATAATGAACCCCACCTTGTATGATGTTCCACTTGACCCAAATAGAATTGTTGGTGACAATAAAACTAAATTCTGTGCTCCCCAATCATTTTGTTACTTACCATGA
- a CDS encoding methyltransferase domain-containing protein, whose amino-acid sequence MSYKDINRKAYNELADHYKKRRSDKGQYEESSDYLAGLLHSGYHVSINECRVLEIGPGAGNILRCFENLGSKVFAVELSENIIELCKEIAPNTIYFNRDVFELDFGEDKFDLVYMGAIIHLFPKNMAFPLLKKVRHWIKPSGRLFLNTTISNKSSEGIEIKKDAKGQVARYRSHWSETEFSSLIDKLMMDVIRKSYTLEMDRDKKWLGITCVKPEQDIVEDEPKFKGKTLSILNRKIKLNNQTIDFEVINRPKVALIIPFIDSDTIIFTRQFRSAINQYVLELPAGKSNFGEKIEETAMRELQEETGYTSSNLTYLTSFYSSLHMSNEKIYVFIAKDLVRSEKSLGDKEFIKLEKRNIFELVDNNVLIDAKSYIAIAELKKLIYDE is encoded by the coding sequence ATGAGCTATAAAGATATTAACAGGAAAGCGTATAATGAGCTAGCTGACCATTATAAAAAAAGACGATCAGATAAAGGACAATATGAGGAGTCTTCTGATTATTTAGCAGGTCTACTACACAGTGGCTACCATGTAAGTATTAACGAGTGCAGGGTTCTAGAAATAGGTCCTGGAGCAGGAAATATTTTACGGTGCTTTGAAAATTTAGGTTCTAAAGTATTTGCCGTCGAACTATCTGAAAATATTATAGAATTGTGTAAGGAAATTGCTCCGAATACTATATATTTCAATAGAGACGTGTTTGAATTAGACTTTGGCGAGGATAAATTTGATTTAGTCTATATGGGGGCAATTATTCATTTGTTTCCTAAAAATATGGCGTTTCCATTGCTTAAAAAAGTTCGACACTGGATTAAACCTAGCGGCCGGTTATTTTTAAACACGACCATATCTAATAAATCGTCTGAGGGAATTGAAATTAAAAAAGATGCAAAAGGACAAGTTGCTCGGTACCGAAGCCATTGGTCAGAAACTGAATTTTCGTCCTTAATTGATAAACTGATGATGGATGTCATCAGAAAAAGCTACACATTAGAAATGGATCGAGATAAAAAATGGCTAGGTATTACGTGCGTAAAACCCGAGCAAGATATAGTTGAAGATGAGCCAAAATTCAAGGGCAAAACACTGTCTATTCTAAATAGAAAAATTAAACTAAATAATCAAACGATAGATTTTGAAGTCATTAATAGACCTAAAGTAGCGTTGATAATTCCTTTCATTGATTCTGATACAATTATATTTACTCGGCAGTTTCGTTCAGCGATCAATCAATATGTACTTGAGCTCCCGGCTGGTAAAAGTAATTTTGGCGAGAAGATTGAGGAGACCGCTATGAGAGAACTACAAGAGGAAACAGGATATACATCGTCTAATTTAACATATTTAACGTCTTTTTACTCTTCATTACATATGTCTAACGAGAAAATTTATGTTTTTATAGCCAAAGACTTAGTTAGAAGTGAGAAGAGTCTAGGAGATAAGGAGTTTATAAAATTGGAAAAGAGGAATATTTTTGAATTAGTCGATAATAATGTATTGATTGATGCTAAGAGTTATATTGCAATCGCCGAGCTAAAAAAACTGATCTATGACGAATAA
- a CDS encoding DNA-3-methyladenine glycosylase — protein MNQQTTNHLSTNDPIIANIVNLITIPTIPPSKGIYHDMISCIVEHQIPSHHRNAWFKKVVNLLNGKDPNDNNIYTIQEDDWRAAKLAAAKYHTLFRFTDAWHKQRMETQNWTAMTDDEVRQQLTAIKGIGPATADLVLLYSLGRPDVLLANDSHVKQMVERLYLEPEEKLKPKIAELKKKWSPYCSLASLYLIAYRKELKRRKP, from the coding sequence ATGAACCAACAAACCACCAATCACCTAAGCACAAACGACCCCATAATAGCGAACATCGTCAACCTAATCACCATCCCCACCATACCCCCATCAAAAGGCATATACCACGACATGATCAGTTGCATAGTCGAACACCAAATCCCCTCCCACCACCGAAACGCCTGGTTCAAAAAGGTCGTTAACCTCCTCAATGGCAAAGACCCCAACGACAACAACATCTACACCATCCAAGAAGACGACTGGCGCGCCGCCAAACTCGCCGCAGCGAAGTACCACACCCTGTTCCGCTTCACCGACGCGTGGCACAAACAGAGAATGGAAACTCAGAATTGGACAGCCATGACGGACGATGAGGTACGCCAACAACTAACCGCGATCAAAGGTATCGGACCGGCTACGGCGGATCTCGTACTGCTCTACTCCCTCGGTCGGCCGGATGTATTGCTGGCTAACGACTCGCACGTCAAGCAGATGGTAGAGCGATTGTACCTAGAACCTGAGGAGAAGCTAAAACCAAAGATAGCCGAATTGAAGAAGAAGTGGTCGCCCTACTGCTCCCTAGCTTCCCTTTACCTCATCGCTTATCGGAAGGAGTTAAAGCGGCGAAAACCCTAG